A genomic window from Sphingobacteriales bacterium includes:
- a CDS encoding bifunctional metallophosphatase/5'-nucleotidase: protein MCKKQHPGNKKLVADKNKVSILITTDIHSQLYTHDEFFWENNQAVYRKRGGMAVLKTMINTLRSENPENTILYDGGDYFHGHAVASLTEGEALIPIFNNMDYDLMLPGNWEVVYKKKKMLYDMGHTNAAKICANMYHKTNDENNGELVYPPYWIKYIAGVKIGFIGYTDHLIPKRQSPAYSEGLRFEHADANLAKYVRLLREVEGCAVVLVATHMGLAQQVGLANNPAAEGVDYILGADTHERVREPIQAKYTNVIECGAFGSFLGKLDLVFEDGKLKDAAYELMDVDPFKYPADKEMQALVDKACAPYKQELQKVIGTSTTPLVRYFVLETPMDNLITDAIMWKFKPDIALSNGFRFCQPLALDPKTGTAAITKEFLWNMLPVNSEAKKGIVSGKQILDWLEKELQNAFAKDPSKRFGGWFVRYNGMQVNFTISAEFGKRVNWVKVNGELLDENKEYSIIACEREGDPDDTLCRMEHVRNPTKLTALLHDVIEEYLRVYSPVAPKLEGRAVATDEPATLLTQLRGTTYNFR from the coding sequence ATCTGCAAAAAACAACATCCCGGCAATAAGAAATTAGTTGCCGATAAAAACAAAGTAAGCATTCTGATTACTACGGATATCCATTCCCAACTCTATACACACGACGAGTTCTTTTGGGAAAACAATCAGGCTGTATACCGGAAACGAGGAGGCATGGCAGTTTTAAAAACCATGATCAATACGCTCCGCAGTGAAAATCCGGAAAACACGATTCTTTATGACGGAGGTGATTATTTTCACGGACATGCCGTCGCATCGCTTACAGAGGGTGAAGCACTGATTCCTATTTTCAACAATATGGATTATGACCTTATGCTTCCCGGCAACTGGGAAGTAGTCTACAAAAAGAAAAAGATGCTGTATGATATGGGACATACCAATGCTGCAAAGATATGTGCGAACATGTACCATAAGACAAATGATGAAAACAACGGTGAACTTGTCTATCCTCCATATTGGATAAAATATATCGCCGGTGTCAAGATCGGATTTATCGGATATACTGACCACCTGATACCAAAGAGACAATCCCCGGCCTACAGTGAAGGATTGCGTTTTGAACACGCAGATGCGAATCTGGCAAAATATGTCAGGTTATTGCGGGAGGTCGAAGGATGTGCTGTGGTTCTCGTAGCAACCCATATGGGATTGGCACAACAGGTAGGATTGGCCAATAACCCTGCCGCAGAGGGCGTGGATTATATTCTCGGCGCTGATACACACGAAAGGGTGAGAGAACCCATCCAGGCAAAATACACAAATGTCATCGAATGCGGAGCCTTTGGTTCTTTCTTGGGAAAGCTGGATTTAGTCTTTGAAGACGGAAAACTAAAAGATGCTGCCTATGAATTAATGGACGTGGATCCGTTTAAGTATCCTGCAGATAAAGAGATGCAGGCATTGGTAGACAAGGCTTGTGCTCCTTACAAACAGGAATTGCAGAAAGTAATAGGGACAAGCACAACTCCTTTAGTACGATATTTTGTCTTGGAAACACCCATGGACAACCTGATTACGGATGCCATCATGTGGAAATTCAAGCCTGATATTGCCTTATCAAACGGATTCCGTTTTTGTCAGCCTCTGGCACTAGATCCAAAAACCGGAACCGCCGCAATCACTAAAGAGTTTTTATGGAACATGCTGCCTGTCAACAGTGAAGCGAAGAAAGGAATTGTTTCCGGAAAACAAATACTGGACTGGCTGGAAAAGGAACTGCAGAATGCATTCGCCAAAGATCCGTCAAAAAGGTTTGGAGGCTGGTTTGTAAGATACAACGGAATGCAGGTCAACTTTACCATCTCTGCAGAATTTGGCAAACGTGTTAATTGGGTAAAGGTCAACGGTGAACTGCTGGATGAAAATAAGGAATACAGTATCATTGCCTGTGAACGGGAAGGCGATCCGGATGATACCCTTTGCAGAATGGAGCATGTCAGAAATCCGACGAAGCTAACCGCTTTATTGCACGATGTCATCGAAGAATACCTGCGTGTCTATTCTCCCGTTGCGCCTAAACTGGAAGGCCGGGCTGTCGCAACAGATGAGCCGGCAACTTTACTGACACAACTGCGCGGTACAACTTATAATTTCAGATAA
- a CDS encoding MBL fold metallo-hydrolase, which translates to MKVEQIYTGCLAQGAYYIESNGEAAIIDPLREVQPYIDMAEQRGAKIKYIFETHFHADFVSGHVDLSKKTGAPIIFGPTKMEIGYSVVIGEDDQEFPLGNATIKLIHTPGHTMESSCYLLQDEAGTATALFTGDTLFIGDVGRPDLAQHVVEDLTEEKLAGHLFDSLRNKIMPLSDDLIIYPAHGAGSACGKNLSKETSDTLGNQKKNNYALNPSLSKEEFIKEVLTGLMPPPGYFPKNVLMNIQGYDSIDEVISRGCKSLSPKAFEAAASETRALILDTRSPQVFGKGFIPNSINIGIDGSFAVWVGTLIPDIKQQILLVTEPGRELEVVTRLARVGYDHTIGYLEGGMEAWEASGMEMNTIPSVTAEEFAAAEEEDPTINILDVRKKSEYFSEHIVNAISAPLDYVNESMLLVDKNKPYYVHCGGGYRSMVFASILKARGYDNLIDVDGGFTSIKNSGKFKITDYVCPTSML; encoded by the coding sequence ATGAAAGTAGAACAAATTTACACAGGCTGTTTGGCACAAGGTGCATATTACATAGAAAGCAACGGTGAAGCAGCGATTATTGACCCGCTCAGAGAAGTTCAGCCTTATATCGATATGGCTGAACAACGTGGTGCAAAAATCAAATACATTTTTGAAACGCACTTTCATGCCGACTTTGTTTCAGGGCACGTCGACTTATCAAAGAAAACGGGTGCTCCTATCATATTCGGGCCAACAAAAATGGAAATAGGCTATTCCGTAGTTATAGGAGAAGATGACCAGGAATTTCCATTGGGGAATGCCACCATCAAGCTGATTCATACTCCAGGACACACCATGGAGAGCAGTTGTTATTTGTTGCAGGATGAAGCCGGAACAGCAACCGCATTATTTACGGGTGATACACTATTTATAGGCGATGTGGGCCGTCCTGATCTGGCCCAGCATGTAGTGGAAGATTTGACGGAAGAAAAACTGGCCGGTCACTTGTTTGATTCGCTTCGAAATAAGATCATGCCACTCTCGGACGATCTGATTATTTACCCTGCTCACGGTGCCGGCAGTGCCTGTGGGAAAAACCTGAGCAAGGAAACATCGGATACATTGGGCAATCAGAAAAAAAACAACTATGCCTTAAATCCGTCATTAAGTAAAGAGGAATTTATCAAAGAAGTATTAACCGGCCTGATGCCGCCTCCGGGATATTTTCCTAAAAATGTATTGATGAATATTCAAGGTTACGACAGTATCGATGAAGTAATTTCCAGGGGCTGCAAATCATTGTCTCCTAAAGCATTTGAGGCTGCAGCATCTGAAACACGCGCCCTAATTCTGGATACAAGAAGTCCGCAGGTCTTTGGCAAAGGATTTATCCCGAATTCTATCAATATAGGTATTGACGGCAGTTTTGCGGTATGGGTTGGTACACTTATTCCGGATATCAAACAGCAGATCTTGCTGGTTACAGAACCCGGCAGAGAACTGGAAGTGGTGACACGCCTGGCGAGAGTTGGTTATGACCATACCATCGGCTATCTGGAAGGTGGCATGGAGGCATGGGAAGCAAGCGGTATGGAAATGAATACCATCCCCTCTGTAACTGCTGAGGAATTTGCCGCAGCGGAAGAAGAAGATCCGACTATAAACATCCTGGATGTACGAAAGAAAAGTGAATATTTTTCAGAACACATCGTCAATGCTATCAGTGCCCCTTTAGATTACGTCAACGAAAGCATGTTATTGGTAGATAAAAACAAACCCTATTATGTCCATTGCGGCGGAGGATACCGCTCCATGGTTTTTGCCTCTATCCTGAAAGCCAGGGGATACGATAACCTGATTGATGTTGACGGAGGGTTTACTTCCATCAAGAATTCCGGCAAATTTAAGATAACAGATTATGTTTGCCCGACATCGATGTTATAA
- a CDS encoding rhodanese-like domain-containing protein: MNNKKIIIDVRTPGEYMGGHVTGSINIPLQEIQQRVDEIKSLHKPVVLCCASGNRSGQAAAFLKSQGIDCENGGSWSSVNFAIQRN; this comes from the coding sequence ATGAACAACAAAAAAATCATTATCGATGTCCGAACGCCCGGAGAATACATGGGCGGACATGTTACAGGCAGTATCAATATCCCATTACAGGAAATTCAGCAGCGGGTAGACGAGATCAAATCTCTGCACAAACCGGTGGTGTTATGCTGTGCTTCCGGAAACAGAAGCGGTCAGGCAGCGGCATTTCTGAAAAGCCAGGGTATCGACTGCGAAAACGGCGGCAGCTGGTCAAGTGTAAACTTTGCAATTCAGCGTAATTAA